From one Pseudomonas sp. B21-048 genomic stretch:
- a CDS encoding LysR family transcriptional regulator, with amino-acid sequence MRKSLMRMTLRQLQIFNEVCDLRSYSRAADEMSLTQPAVSLQIRQLEELIGQPLFDYVGKKLYMTEAAEALQRASRDIFGRLENLDMQLSDMQGSLQGQLKLAVESSAKYFVPHLFAAFKRQHPEVNLQLTVVNRGQVIRRLSDNRDDLVIMSMVPQDMGLEFLPFLNNPIVAVAPPDHPLCHMGPLRLQDLEPYTLLLRESGSGTRLACEEYFKEKRVHFNQTQEVSSAEAQRECVLAGLGLALLTRHALNLELATGGLIELPVEELPLYRSWCLVQAKAKRLSPVAHAFLAFIRSERIQISALVERFDGKLRELPASN; translated from the coding sequence ATGCGTAAGTCATTGATGCGTATGACATTGCGTCAATTGCAGATCTTCAATGAGGTGTGCGACTTAAGGTCCTACAGCCGCGCGGCCGACGAAATGTCTCTCACCCAACCTGCCGTGAGCCTACAGATTCGTCAACTCGAAGAGCTGATCGGCCAACCTTTATTCGATTACGTCGGCAAAAAACTCTACATGACCGAGGCGGCCGAAGCATTGCAGCGCGCCAGCCGAGACATTTTCGGGCGCCTGGAAAACCTCGATATGCAACTGTCGGACATGCAAGGCTCATTGCAGGGTCAGCTGAAACTGGCGGTGGAATCCAGCGCCAAGTATTTCGTGCCGCACCTGTTTGCCGCCTTCAAGCGTCAGCACCCGGAGGTGAATCTGCAACTGACGGTGGTCAACCGTGGGCAGGTGATCCGGCGTCTCTCCGATAACCGCGACGATCTGGTGATCATGTCCATGGTGCCGCAGGACATGGGGCTGGAGTTCTTGCCATTTCTCAACAACCCGATTGTCGCTGTAGCACCACCGGATCATCCGCTGTGCCACATGGGCCCACTGCGCTTACAGGATCTGGAGCCCTACACACTGCTATTGCGCGAATCCGGCTCTGGTACGCGATTGGCGTGCGAGGAGTATTTCAAAGAAAAGCGCGTGCACTTCAACCAGACACAAGAGGTCTCATCGGCCGAAGCCCAGCGTGAATGTGTGCTAGCGGGTCTGGGCCTGGCGCTGTTGACGCGCCATGCCCTGAACCTTGAATTGGCAACCGGCGGATTGATTGAGTTGCCCGTCGAAGAGCTGCCGCTGTACCGCAGCTGGTGCCTGGTACAAGCCAAAGCCAAACGGCTGTCACCCGTGGCACACGCGTTCCTTGCGTTTATCCGCAGCGAGCGGATACAAATCAGCGCCCTGGTTGAGCGCTTCGACGGGAAGTTGCGGGAGTTGCCTGCCAGTAATTGA
- a CDS encoding PA3496 family putative envelope integrity protein, with protein sequence MVQPYEERNSAVKTRRQQEDQRRMEFRRAIEDRSERRQLMAEIGEFPDGLELNYWQATPATSRRSAQPGR encoded by the coding sequence ATGGTTCAGCCCTACGAAGAACGCAATAGCGCCGTCAAAACCCGTCGTCAGCAAGAAGATCAGCGCCGCATGGAATTTCGCCGCGCCATCGAAGATCGCAGCGAACGCCGTCAGCTTATGGCGGAAATTGGCGAATTTCCTGACGGCCTGGAACTCAATTACTGGCAGGCAACTCCCGCAACTTCCCGTCGAAGCGCTCAACCAGGGCGCTGA
- the hexR gene encoding transcriptional regulator HexR, with product MNLLQHIAQSRHLLRKSELKVADHVLLDPAAVMHSSMADLAHSVGISEPTIVRFCRAIGCSGFQDLKLKLAQSLAAGASFGQFAIHEDDSVADYSLKIFDTTLHTLMEVREKLDPMALQKAVTAMSQAQRVEFYGFGASGAVAADAQHKFFRLLLTAAAYSDPHMQAMSAVTLKPTDVAICISQSGRSKDLLITANLVRESGATLITLCPSQTPLAELSTVNLAIDVHEDTEIYTPLTSRIAHLVVIDVLAMGVAMARGPSLVNHLKSVKRSLRSLRLSPKSVKALDD from the coding sequence TTGAATCTGCTGCAACACATCGCCCAGTCACGCCACCTATTACGCAAGTCGGAGCTCAAGGTCGCCGACCACGTGCTGCTTGACCCTGCGGCGGTGATGCACAGTTCCATGGCCGACCTGGCTCACAGCGTGGGCATCAGCGAGCCGACCATCGTACGGTTTTGCCGCGCCATCGGTTGCTCCGGGTTTCAGGATTTGAAGCTGAAACTCGCGCAGAGCCTGGCGGCCGGCGCGAGTTTCGGGCAGTTCGCGATCCATGAAGACGATTCGGTCGCCGATTACAGCCTGAAAATCTTCGACACCACCCTGCATACGCTAATGGAGGTTCGCGAGAAACTTGATCCGATGGCGTTGCAGAAAGCCGTGACGGCGATGTCCCAAGCCCAGCGCGTGGAGTTCTATGGCTTCGGCGCGTCCGGTGCGGTAGCGGCGGATGCCCAGCACAAATTCTTCCGTTTGCTGCTGACCGCTGCGGCGTATTCCGATCCGCACATGCAGGCGATGTCGGCGGTGACCCTGAAGCCAACCGACGTGGCGATCTGTATTTCCCAGTCGGGGCGTTCCAAGGACCTGTTGATCACGGCCAATCTGGTGCGTGAAAGCGGCGCTACATTGATCACTTTGTGCCCGAGCCAGACACCGTTGGCTGAGTTGTCGACTGTCAATCTGGCGATCGATGTACACGAAGACACCGAAATTTATACGCCGTTGACGTCGCGTATTGCCCACCTGGTGGTGATCGACGTGCTGGCGATGGGCGTGGCCATGGCTCGCGGGCCGAGTCTCGTCAATCACCTCAAAAGCGTCAAGCGCAGCCTGCGCAGCTTGAGGCTGTCACCAAAATCGGTGAAAGCGCTGGACGATTGA
- a CDS encoding DUF6531 domain-containing protein — protein sequence MNIKHSCGIAILLLIAAFHQNSTAEIYNWKAWYLRHQPTQHNSPDIACQAFHKELSIEYDHILGYHPAIPHETYDWKWLCRIDYIADEIAEEDGGPDPGTFTQEILLTGDSCKENQSLNKLTGMCEIESIDNSCPSNIVGNPIDFLTGHKVELETDFPISKKIRKPNEIEFSRSYSSKNGTWAHNYASRMFFDESSISIALANGKTSIFHKVGDNYQPKKPTGESLTKGESQWTYQSPENHYYTFNENGRISEIRKFGALQNIKYDESHITVTDSYGTTIKFTEDTKKQPLSFSSEDIQIEYGYDDYRQLKTVSRAFFRKSDKKMFFYQDPRDGRLLTSMTDERGVTYASWSYDDHGRAISSEHSNGAEKTNITYNPDESVTVTNALGKITNYKFGFFQGIKRITSIDGEPTVNCPSSNSTFIYDERGLLKSKTDSNGNITTYTHNDRGLETSRTEASGTTDSRTITTEWHPTLSLPVRVTQPNRSIQYTYDAEGRQLTQSITAL from the coding sequence ATGAACATCAAACACAGTTGCGGCATCGCCATCTTACTTTTAATAGCAGCATTCCATCAAAATTCAACAGCTGAAATATATAACTGGAAAGCGTGGTATCTTCGCCATCAACCAACGCAGCATAACTCTCCAGACATCGCGTGCCAAGCGTTCCATAAAGAGCTCAGCATTGAATATGATCATATATTGGGCTACCACCCAGCCATACCCCATGAAACTTATGATTGGAAATGGTTATGCAGAATAGATTATATAGCTGACGAGATAGCCGAAGAAGACGGCGGGCCGGATCCCGGTACTTTTACTCAGGAAATACTCCTTACTGGAGATTCATGCAAAGAAAATCAATCACTTAACAAGCTGACAGGAATGTGTGAAATTGAGAGTATAGATAATAGTTGCCCATCAAACATCGTCGGAAATCCGATTGATTTTCTGACTGGCCATAAAGTTGAATTGGAAACTGATTTTCCTATCTCAAAAAAAATACGCAAACCCAACGAAATTGAATTTTCACGCAGCTACAGCAGCAAAAACGGTACATGGGCTCACAACTATGCATCCCGCATGTTCTTCGATGAGTCCTCTATATCGATTGCTCTTGCCAATGGAAAAACATCGATATTTCATAAAGTTGGGGACAACTATCAACCGAAAAAACCAACTGGCGAATCCCTGACAAAAGGGGAATCCCAATGGACGTATCAGTCACCAGAAAATCATTATTACACCTTTAATGAAAATGGCAGAATTTCTGAAATCCGGAAATTTGGTGCACTACAAAACATCAAATATGACGAAAGCCATATTACGGTCACCGATAGCTACGGCACTACAATAAAATTTACAGAAGACACTAAGAAACAGCCTCTGAGTTTCTCATCCGAAGATATTCAGATCGAATATGGTTATGATGACTATCGACAACTCAAGACCGTATCGAGAGCGTTTTTCAGAAAGTCAGATAAAAAAATGTTTTTCTACCAAGATCCTCGGGACGGAAGGTTACTAACATCGATGACTGACGAGCGTGGCGTCACCTATGCATCATGGAGTTACGACGATCACGGCCGCGCCATCTCAAGCGAACACTCTAACGGAGCGGAAAAAACAAATATCACATACAACCCCGACGAGTCAGTCACTGTTACGAATGCTCTCGGTAAAATTACAAATTACAAATTTGGTTTTTTCCAAGGTATCAAGCGCATCACCTCGATTGATGGTGAACCAACGGTTAATTGCCCAAGTAGCAACTCTACCTTTATTTATGACGAACGCGGCCTGCTTAAGTCGAAGACTGATAGCAATGGAAACATCACAACGTATACCCACAATGATCGTGGTTTAGAAACCTCCCGCACCGAAGCCAGCGGAACAACCGACTCGAGAACCATCACCACCGAATGGCATCCGACTCTTTCCCTTCCTGTACGCGTCACCCAACCAAACCGTTCAATTCAATACACCTACGACGCTGAAGGACGACAACTTACTCAGTCTATTACTGCACTCTGA
- a CDS encoding RHS repeat-associated core domain-containing protein, which translates to MNILILRVGLLTLALGGTIITAPFLQAAERGWSFAYNAKGLLATSDGPRTDVNDITRYEYDTKGNLTRVINALGHITALSNFDVMGNPQTIVDPNGVITNLTFAPQGWLTSVSTADNTTRFEHNAVGDITKLTRGDGSWLAYIWDDARRLIRITNSLEEKAEFDLDPMGNRIAIRFKAVTGSLTKQHQWVYDELGRLLHSVGAAGQTSRTQYDLNNNPTTITNPRNDNHTRAYDPLDRLVKNTNPLNNATHFEYDAQDNLTQVRDSRGVITQYKYDGLGNLTQLDSSDSGTSKFEYDAAGNITQKTDARGVITSLTYDALNRLTARRYPANPKLNIRFHYDSIAASNKGIGRLTAVEDINGTLNYVYDIQGNLVAQLHTPLVNEVTQSDNLGYGYDRANRLNRIDYPTGFSIHYLRNSAGQVSHVQIRRGVDEPTTFVRDLAYLPFGPLKSLTWNNGTTLQRTYDLDYRLTAQTVAGRNSTYAYDATGNITKIQSSSLGDLNYSYDALDRLTEEENAKRQQTFTYDAVGNRTNKTLIPQIEGKVQDSTVTTYQYGASNNRLIKIGDQLVTTDAAGNLIKDRANRQFSYDEQNRLSSVKIDGMIRAQFRYNALGQRIQKITPQGVTTFLYGFDGELLGETLLDSHGMKLTSQFYIWLEGMPLGGVSVNYDTTGALASSALFYLHSDHLNTPCIGTNAAQEIVWEWKPDAFGIGKASGSLTLNLRFPGQYYDVETELHYNYFRDYDPETGRYVESDPIGLSGGLNTYGYVEGNPISFIDPYGLAKPDLGSGVESHNGGKEHVHWGDKSDPRKNAVNKDGSIRHGKEPPQQIKNKINNKFNWNLKIPLILIPLSPEFLERINPYRLPDPMEGVPREC; encoded by the coding sequence ATGAACATACTTATATTGAGGGTAGGTCTTTTAACACTTGCTCTAGGTGGAACAATTATTACCGCTCCATTTTTGCAAGCTGCGGAGCGCGGCTGGTCGTTCGCCTACAACGCTAAGGGCCTGCTTGCTACCTCGGATGGCCCCCGCACCGATGTGAACGACATTACTCGCTATGAATACGACACCAAAGGAAATCTGACGCGTGTGATCAATGCGCTCGGACATATCACTGCGCTTTCGAATTTCGACGTCATGGGTAATCCGCAAACGATTGTTGACCCCAATGGGGTCATCACAAACCTGACCTTTGCCCCACAAGGCTGGTTAACGTCAGTAAGTACTGCCGATAACACTACGCGCTTCGAACACAATGCTGTCGGCGACATTACCAAGCTGACTCGCGGCGATGGTAGCTGGTTAGCTTACATTTGGGACGACGCAAGGCGGCTCATTCGCATTACTAATAGTTTGGAGGAAAAAGCCGAATTTGATCTCGACCCAATGGGTAACCGTATTGCAATACGGTTCAAAGCTGTCACAGGTAGTTTGACGAAACAACACCAGTGGGTATATGACGAACTCGGTCGCTTACTGCACTCTGTGGGAGCTGCTGGCCAGACCAGTCGCACGCAGTACGACCTGAACAACAATCCAACCACTATTACCAACCCTCGCAATGACAACCATACAAGAGCCTATGATCCGCTCGATCGGTTAGTGAAGAACACGAACCCACTAAATAACGCGACTCATTTTGAATACGACGCTCAAGACAACCTCACGCAAGTTCGTGACTCACGCGGAGTGATCACTCAATATAAGTACGATGGCTTAGGCAATTTGACACAGTTGGACAGTTCCGACAGTGGTACCAGTAAATTTGAATATGATGCCGCGGGTAACATCACACAAAAGACCGACGCGCGAGGCGTAATTACGTCACTCACCTACGATGCTCTTAATCGTTTGACCGCTCGACGTTATCCGGCAAACCCGAAGCTTAATATCCGGTTCCATTACGATTCGATTGCCGCAAGCAACAAAGGTATCGGCAGACTGACTGCAGTGGAAGATATCAATGGCACGCTGAATTATGTCTATGACATACAAGGAAACCTCGTAGCCCAACTGCATACGCCGTTAGTGAATGAAGTCACTCAATCTGACAATCTTGGCTACGGCTACGATCGAGCAAATCGACTCAATCGGATCGATTACCCGACCGGGTTCAGCATCCACTACCTACGCAATTCCGCTGGTCAGGTCAGTCACGTGCAAATCCGGCGTGGCGTTGATGAGCCGACCACCTTCGTGCGAGACCTTGCTTATCTACCCTTCGGCCCGCTCAAAAGCCTGACCTGGAACAACGGGACTACGCTTCAACGTACCTACGATCTGGACTATCGGCTAACTGCACAAACAGTCGCCGGCAGGAACAGCACTTATGCCTACGATGCCACCGGAAACATCACCAAAATACAAAGCAGTTCACTCGGTGATCTGAACTACAGCTATGACGCGCTCGATCGCCTGACAGAAGAAGAAAATGCCAAGCGACAGCAAACCTTTACTTATGACGCGGTGGGTAACCGCACCAACAAAACACTTATTCCTCAGATCGAAGGCAAGGTGCAAGACAGTACAGTCACGACCTACCAGTATGGCGCCAGTAACAATCGATTGATCAAAATAGGCGACCAATTGGTGACCACCGATGCGGCCGGTAACCTGATCAAAGACCGCGCCAATCGCCAATTCTCGTACGACGAGCAAAATCGCCTGAGCAGCGTGAAGATTGACGGGATGATCCGGGCTCAGTTTCGCTATAACGCTCTAGGTCAACGCATCCAGAAAATCACTCCACAAGGCGTTACCACATTTCTCTATGGGTTTGATGGTGAATTGCTGGGCGAAACTCTGTTGGACAGCCACGGCATGAAGCTTACGAGTCAGTTTTATATCTGGCTTGAAGGTATGCCATTGGGCGGTGTGAGCGTGAATTACGATACGACAGGCGCACTTGCCAGCAGCGCCCTGTTCTATCTTCATAGCGACCACCTCAATACACCGTGCATCGGAACGAATGCCGCTCAGGAAATTGTGTGGGAATGGAAACCCGACGCCTTTGGTATAGGGAAAGCCAGTGGTTCCTTGACTCTAAACCTCCGCTTCCCTGGTCAGTACTATGACGTTGAGACTGAGTTGCACTATAACTACTTTAGGGATTACGACCCGGAGACAGGGCGGTATGTGGAAAGTGACCCGATTGGGCTGAGTGGAGGACTAAATACCTATGGGTATGTTGAGGGAAATCCGATTAGCTTTATTGACCCATACGGCCTCGCCAAACCCGATCTTGGTAGTGGTGTGGAATCACACAATGGTGGCAAGGAACATGTTCACTGGGGAGATAAGTCCGATCCGCGGAAGAATGCGGTAAATAAGGATGGATCAATACGACACGGTAAAGAACCGCCACAACAAATAAAAAATAAGATAAACAATAAGTTCAACTGGAATCTAAAAATCCCTTTAATACTAATCCCCCTCTCTCCTGAATTTTTGGAAAGAATAAATCCATACCGCCTCCCTGATCCAATGGAGGGCGTGCCTAGAGAGTGTTAG
- a CDS encoding EAL domain-containing protein, whose product MTLSSDLSGPSVEPRVIRKQYAMEMAVERTRLLYQGSLLPTLFMLINGLVCAGLLWSPQRYFMVSVWLIWLLSLVALRVIQVAAFDSAIPHRQAHPVWRRMFFLGSAMTGLTLAGAGIALVPADNFMQQAWVFGLIGAAALSASVAYAVSLPAFLSFTLPCLLPAIGYLFWGGDEQEQGWGWFGLILLGSLSVVAWQVNRLIDQGLLRRFQNQALIEHLQQAQSRSDQLNHELAKEIEQRRRAEDELRETQVDLENRVAQRSLELDAANQALSKSEARLALALKASELGLWDWNLQTDEVHHTQLQELFGLEPEFVTAMLRHLKPRLHPDDLPSLKRALVEHLKGRSEDYQIEYRVRHGDGHWVWIEDRGRAVERSENGRVIRMVGTRRDISASKGLEQQRQLAATVFEAASEGIVILDPNYALIAVNQAFSRVTGYDIDDMLGCNVVELPCSRDARRHYAAIRQALEQDGSWQGELVETRKNGELYPQWLQLNAVRDTRGNVSHIVGFFADLSARRESEERMRYLAHYDELTGLANRSLFHERLRVAHQRVRQGGRRSLALLHINLDRFKLLNDSLGHEIADQLLQKMARRLVNALPEADTIARLSGDEFAVLFDAYGNLSSLARVATRLSTKLRLPITVEGHELVVSVSMGISLLPDTARDISALVSQSNMAMQHAKHLGGNNFQFYTDSLQASTLERLQLENQLRKAIEEKQLNVFYQPKLCLATGRLNAAEALVRWSHPTLGQVPPGDFIGLAEETGLIGAIGEFVLRQACWQACEWQRQGLEPIRLSVNLSVHQLRQGKLVSLVRQVLEETGLAPHYLELELTESQLLDSVEHIIATFQQLRDLGVKLAIDDFGTGYSSLSYLKRIPVDYVKIDQAFIRSLGESSEDAAITRAIIAMAHGLALKVVAEGVERPEQLEFLKAERCDEVQGYLISRPVDADGLGGLLREQYSE is encoded by the coding sequence ATGACCCTCAGCTCCGACCTGTCGGGCCCCTCCGTGGAGCCCCGGGTTATCCGCAAACAGTACGCCATGGAAATGGCGGTTGAACGCACGCGTCTGCTATACCAGGGTTCGCTGTTGCCTACGCTGTTCATGCTGATCAACGGTCTGGTGTGCGCCGGCTTGCTCTGGAGCCCGCAGCGTTACTTCATGGTCAGCGTCTGGCTGATCTGGTTATTGTCGCTGGTGGCGTTGCGGGTGATTCAGGTGGCGGCCTTCGATTCGGCGATTCCACACCGTCAGGCCCATCCGGTCTGGCGTCGTATGTTCTTCCTCGGCTCGGCGATGACAGGCCTGACCCTGGCTGGAGCCGGTATTGCGTTAGTGCCCGCTGACAACTTCATGCAACAAGCTTGGGTGTTCGGCCTGATCGGCGCCGCGGCACTCTCGGCCAGCGTTGCTTATGCCGTCAGCCTGCCGGCTTTTCTATCCTTTACCTTGCCCTGTCTGTTGCCGGCCATCGGCTATCTGTTCTGGGGCGGGGATGAGCAGGAACAGGGCTGGGGCTGGTTTGGCCTGATTTTGCTGGGTTCGTTGAGCGTGGTCGCCTGGCAGGTCAATCGGCTGATTGACCAAGGGCTGCTGCGACGCTTTCAAAATCAGGCCTTGATCGAGCATTTGCAGCAGGCGCAAAGTCGCAGCGATCAGCTCAACCACGAACTGGCCAAGGAAATCGAGCAGCGTCGCCGCGCCGAAGACGAATTACGTGAAACCCAGGTCGACCTCGAAAATCGAGTCGCACAACGCAGTCTGGAGCTGGACGCCGCCAACCAGGCCTTGAGCAAGAGCGAAGCTCGGTTGGCGCTGGCATTGAAGGCGAGCGAGCTCGGGTTGTGGGACTGGAACCTGCAGACAGACGAAGTCCATCACACCCAGCTTCAAGAGTTGTTCGGCCTGGAACCGGAATTCGTGACAGCGATGCTCCGCCACCTCAAGCCCAGGTTGCACCCCGACGATCTGCCATCGCTGAAGCGGGCGCTGGTCGAGCATTTGAAGGGGCGAAGCGAGGATTATCAGATCGAATATCGGGTGCGGCATGGCGATGGCCATTGGGTCTGGATCGAGGATCGTGGTCGAGCGGTTGAGCGCAGTGAAAACGGCCGGGTGATCCGCATGGTAGGCACCCGTCGCGACATCAGTGCCAGCAAGGGCCTGGAACAACAGCGACAACTGGCGGCGACGGTGTTTGAAGCCGCCAGCGAAGGCATTGTAATTCTGGACCCGAATTACGCGTTGATTGCCGTCAATCAGGCCTTCAGTCGGGTTACCGGCTATGACATCGACGACATGCTCGGATGTAACGTGGTTGAGTTGCCCTGTAGCCGCGACGCCCGTCGACATTACGCAGCGATTCGTCAGGCGCTGGAGCAGGACGGTAGCTGGCAGGGAGAGCTGGTCGAAACCCGCAAGAATGGTGAGTTGTATCCGCAATGGCTGCAACTGAATGCCGTGCGCGATACGCGGGGAAATGTGAGCCATATTGTCGGCTTTTTCGCCGATCTGTCCGCTCGGCGTGAATCCGAGGAGCGTATGCGTTACCTCGCGCATTACGATGAGCTCACAGGATTGGCCAATCGTTCATTGTTCCACGAACGGCTGCGTGTGGCCCATCAGCGGGTGCGTCAGGGCGGCCGGCGCAGCTTGGCGTTACTGCACATCAATCTGGATCGCTTCAAGCTGCTCAATGACAGTCTCGGTCACGAAATCGCTGATCAACTGTTACAGAAAATGGCCCGGCGCCTGGTCAATGCATTGCCAGAAGCGGACACCATCGCTCGATTGTCCGGCGATGAATTTGCGGTGTTATTCGACGCTTATGGCAACTTGTCGAGCCTGGCGCGGGTGGCGACCCGATTGTCCACCAAGCTGCGGTTGCCAATCACCGTCGAGGGTCATGAATTGGTGGTAAGCGTGTCGATGGGCATCAGCCTGTTGCCGGATACTGCGCGCGATATTTCCGCGCTGGTTAGCCAGTCGAACATGGCCATGCAGCATGCCAAACACTTGGGCGGCAACAACTTCCAGTTCTATACAGACAGCCTGCAAGCCAGCACGCTCGAGCGTTTGCAGCTCGAGAACCAGTTGCGCAAAGCCATCGAAGAAAAGCAGTTGAACGTGTTTTATCAACCGAAACTCTGCCTCGCCACCGGTCGGCTGAATGCCGCCGAGGCGTTGGTACGCTGGAGCCACCCGACCCTGGGCCAGGTACCGCCGGGGGACTTCATCGGTCTGGCCGAGGAAACCGGGCTGATCGGCGCTATCGGCGAGTTCGTTTTGCGTCAGGCCTGTTGGCAAGCGTGTGAGTGGCAGCGTCAGGGACTGGAGCCGATTCGCTTGTCGGTCAACCTGTCGGTGCATCAACTGCGTCAGGGAAAACTGGTTAGCCTGGTACGCCAGGTGCTGGAGGAAACCGGCCTGGCGCCGCATTACCTGGAACTGGAGCTCACCGAGAGCCAGCTGTTGGATAGCGTCGAGCACATCATTGCGACCTTCCAGCAGTTGCGTGATCTTGGGGTGAAGCTGGCGATCGATGATTTTGGTACCGGTTATTCGTCTCTGAGTTATCTCAAGCGCATCCCTGTGGACTACGTGAAGATCGATCAGGCATTTATCCGCAGTCTGGGGGAGAGCAGTGAGGATGCGGCGATCACCCGGGCGATTATTGCCATGGCGCACGGGTTGGCGCTGAAAGTGGTGGCTGAAGGGGTGGAGCGGCCGGAGCAGTTGGAGTTTCTGAAAGCCGAGCGCTGCGATGAAGTGCAGGGGTATTTGATCAGTCGTCCGGTCGATGCTGATGGCTTGGGTGGTCTGCTGCGAGAGCAATACTCTGAGTAA